A single Orcinus orca chromosome 2, mOrcOrc1.1, whole genome shotgun sequence DNA region contains:
- the AP4S1 gene encoding AP-4 complex subunit sigma-1 isoform X2, whose protein sequence is MIKFFLMVNKQGQTRLSKYYEHVEINKRTLLETEVIRSCLSRSNEQCSFIEYKDFKLIYRQYAALFIVVGVNDTENEMAIYEFIHNFVEVLDDYFSRVGTRVRALGQEDPTCHGAKPVYHNY, encoded by the exons atgataaaatttttccTCATGGTGAATAAACAAGGGCAGACCCGACTTTCTAAGTACTATGAACATGTGGAGATTAATAAGCGTACGCTTCTGGAAACAGAAGTCATAAGGAGCTGTCTCTCTCGATCCAATGAACAA TGCTCTTTCATTGAATATAAGGATTTTAAGCTGATATATCGGCAGTATGCAGCTCTCTTCATTGTGGTCGGAGTTAATGACACTGAG aaTGAGATGGCAATTTATGAATTCATCCATAACTTCGTGGAAGTTTTAGACGACTACTTCAGCCGAGTG gggacacgggttcgagccctgggccaggaagatcccacatgccacggagcaaagcccgtgtaccacaactactga